A genomic region of Terriglobales bacterium contains the following coding sequences:
- the aroC gene encoding chorismate synthase, whose amino-acid sequence MLRFWTAGESHGETLVAWLSGLPAGLKIDQAFLDHELWRRQQGYGRGGRQKIERDRAHIVSGVRQGQTIGSPIAILLENKDWKNWEEALPVAPGDPAKHKAVKSPRPGHADLAGALKFNFSEARFVLERASARESAARVAVGAVAKLFLQALDADVLSHVLSVGSVATGENDVAWEKLRELSARPEVLLNCADAAAEQRMKAEVDNALKNGDSVGGVFEVVAHGIPPGLGSYANWDERLDTQLAAAIMSLQAVKAVEIGSGIAAASLPGSAVQDVIAYDKPAHRFLRRSNRAGGIEGGVSNGEDIIVRGYLKPISTLRRPLESVDFETREPVKAAYERSDVCVVPAAGVAGEAMVALTLAWAAREKFGGDSMDEVQRNFRGYLEQLKDF is encoded by the coding sequence ATGCTGCGCTTCTGGACCGCGGGCGAGTCGCACGGAGAGACGCTGGTGGCGTGGCTCTCCGGACTTCCTGCCGGGCTGAAGATCGACCAGGCGTTCCTGGACCACGAGTTGTGGCGCCGCCAGCAAGGGTATGGGCGCGGCGGACGGCAGAAGATCGAGCGCGACCGCGCGCACATCGTCTCCGGGGTGCGGCAGGGCCAGACCATCGGCTCGCCCATCGCCATCCTGCTGGAGAACAAGGACTGGAAAAACTGGGAGGAGGCCTTGCCCGTGGCCCCAGGCGATCCGGCGAAGCACAAGGCGGTGAAATCACCGCGCCCCGGACACGCCGACTTGGCGGGCGCTCTGAAGTTCAACTTCTCCGAAGCCCGGTTCGTGCTGGAGCGGGCGTCGGCCCGCGAATCGGCGGCGCGTGTCGCCGTGGGTGCTGTCGCCAAGCTCTTCCTGCAGGCTTTGGACGCCGATGTCCTGAGCCACGTGCTCTCGGTGGGCAGCGTCGCCACCGGCGAAAACGACGTTGCCTGGGAAAAACTGCGCGAGCTCAGCGCGAGGCCGGAAGTGCTGCTCAACTGCGCCGACGCCGCGGCCGAGCAACGCATGAAGGCGGAAGTGGACAACGCGCTGAAGAACGGCGACTCGGTGGGCGGCGTCTTCGAGGTCGTGGCCCATGGCATCCCGCCGGGGCTGGGCTCGTACGCCAACTGGGACGAGCGTCTCGACACCCAGCTGGCGGCCGCCATCATGTCGTTGCAGGCGGTGAAGGCGGTCGAGATCGGCAGCGGCATCGCCGCCGCTTCCCTGCCCGGGTCCGCGGTGCAGGACGTGATCGCCTACGACAAGCCGGCCCACCGGTTCCTGCGCCGCTCCAATCGCGCCGGCGGCATCGAGGGCGGCGTCTCCAACGGCGAGGACATCATCGTGCGCGGATACCTGAAGCCGATCTCGACCTTGCGCCGTCCCCTGGAGTCGGTGGACTTCGAGACGCGTGAACCGGTGAAAGCCGCCTACGAGCGCAGCGACGTGTGCGTGGTGCCCGCGGCGGGAGTGGCGGGCGAAGCCATGGTGGCGCTCACCCTGGCGTGGGCCGCCCGCGAGAAGTTCGGCGGAGACTCCATGGACGAGGTACAGCGCAACTTCCGAGGCTATCTCGAACAACTCAAGGATTTTTGA
- a CDS encoding haloacid dehalogenase type II, with amino-acid sequence MDLSRFKLLSFDCYGTLIDWEAGILGALRPLLKQPGKELSDSEVLALYAELEAQEEAGEYKPYRKVLGKVVQRLGRRLGFSPSAADVGSLAESVAGWLPFPDTVDALQRLKKRYRLVILSNIDDDLFAATARHLHVPFDFVITAQQCRSYKPSLNNFRTMLERAGVGADAILHCAESRFHDVAPARQLGIATVWVNRHANRPGASASGQGTARPDLEVPDLKRLADLAVPNS; translated from the coding sequence ATGGATCTTTCGCGTTTCAAGCTTCTGAGCTTCGATTGCTACGGCACTCTCATCGACTGGGAGGCGGGGATCCTGGGCGCGCTGCGTCCCCTGCTGAAGCAACCCGGCAAGGAGCTCTCGGACAGTGAAGTCCTGGCGCTCTACGCTGAATTGGAAGCGCAAGAGGAAGCCGGGGAGTACAAACCATATCGCAAAGTGCTGGGCAAAGTGGTGCAGCGGCTTGGCAGACGCCTTGGATTCTCCCCGTCGGCCGCCGACGTCGGCAGTCTTGCTGAGTCGGTCGCCGGCTGGCTTCCGTTCCCCGACACGGTGGACGCTTTGCAGCGTCTGAAGAAGCGCTATCGGCTGGTCATTCTCTCCAACATCGATGACGACCTGTTCGCGGCTACGGCCAGGCACCTGCATGTGCCGTTCGATTTCGTGATCACCGCCCAGCAGTGCCGGAGCTACAAGCCTTCGCTCAACAACTTCAGGACAATGCTGGAGCGGGCGGGCGTCGGCGCTGACGCCATCCTGCATTGTGCGGAGAGCCGTTTCCACGACGTCGCGCCGGCGCGCCAGCTGGGGATAGCGACGGTGTGGGTGAATCGCCATGCCAATCGGCCGGGAGCCTCGGCCTCCGGCCAGGGCACCGCGCGGCCGGACCTCGAGGTCCCGGACCTGAAGCGCCTCGCTGACCTGGCGGTGCCCAACAGCTGA